In Zea mays cultivar B73 chromosome 7, Zm-B73-REFERENCE-NAM-5.0, whole genome shotgun sequence, the following proteins share a genomic window:
- the LOC103632874 gene encoding purine permease 3, whose translation MDVEARKSDAPPARGKAMHRFLVALNCGMLAVGAIGGPLLSRLYFSKGGHRQWLSAWLETGGWPLLVIPVAASFVARRARDRGAPVLLAPPRILLAAAGLGVATGADDFIYAFGLAYLPVSTSAILISTQLAFTVFFAFLVVRQRLTAASVNAVALLTVGAVVLGLHVSSDRPPGVTRGQYWLGFVLTLGAAALYGLVLPLVELAYRRAAGAGGRAVTYALVVEMQLVMGFFATAFCTVGMVVNKDFQAIPREARRYKLGEARYYAVLAWSAVLWQCFFLGAVGVIFCVHTLLAGILIAVFIPVTEVAAVIFLRERFSSEKGVALVLSLWGLASYSYGEWSEARAKKRKTRTEEGAAAAEALQQANP comes from the exons ATGGACGTAGAAGCGCGTAAGTCCGACGCGCCGCCCGCGCGCGGCAAGGCGATGCACCGCTTTCTCGTAGCGCTCAACTGCGGGATGCTGGCGGTGGGAGCCATCGGCGGGCCGCTCCTGAGCCGGCTCTACTTCAGCAAGGGCGGGCACCGGCAGTGGCTGTCCGCGTGGCTGGAGACCGGCGGGTGGCCGCTGCTGGTGATTCCCGTGGCGGCGTCGTTCGTGGCCCGCCGCGCGCGCGACAGGGGCGCCCCGGTCCTGCTCGCGCCGCCGCGGATCCTGCTGGCCGCCGCGGGCCTCGGCGTGGCCACGGGCGCGGACGACTTCATCTACGCCTTCGGGCTCGCGTACCTCCCGGTGTCCACGTCCGCGATCCTGATCTCGACGCAGCTGGCGTTCACGGTGTTCTTCGCGTTCCTCGTGGTGCGGCAGCGCCTGACGGCCGCGTCCGTGAACGCCGTGGCGCTGCTGACGGTGGGCGCCGTGGTGCTGGGCCTGCACGTCTCGTCGGACCGGCCCCCGGGCGTCACCAGGGGCCAGTACTGGCTGGGCTTCGTGCTGACGCTCGGCGCCGCGGCGCTCTACGGCCTCGTCCTGCCGCTCGTGGAGCTCGCCTACAGGCGCGCCGCGGGCGCCGGCGGCCGCGCCGTGACGTACGCGCTGGTGGTGGAGATGCAGCTGGTGATGGGCTTCTTCGCCACCGCGTTCTGCACCGTCGGCATGGTCGTCAACAAGGATTTCCAG GCGATCCCGCGGGAGGCGAGGCGGTACAAGCTTGGGGAGGCGCGGTACTACGCGGTGCTGGCGTGGTCGGCGGTGCTGTGGCAGTGCTTCTTCCTGGGCGCGGTGGGCGTCATCTTCTGCGTGCACACGCTGCTGGCGGGCATCCTCATCGCGGTGTTCATCCCGGTGACGGAGGTGGCGGCCGTCATCTTCCTGCGCGAGAGGTTCAGTAGCGAGAAAGGCGTGGCGCTGGTGCTCTCGCTCTGGGGCCTCGCGTCCTACTCCTACGGCGAGTGGAGCGAGGCCAGGGCCaagaagaggaagaccaggaCGGAGGAGGGCGCCGCAGCCGCGGAGGCCCTGCAGCAGGCGAACCCGTGA
- the LOC103632875 gene encoding purine permease 2: MDVEARKDSTPTTRGKVMRRLLVVLNCGMLALGTTAGPLLTRLYYDKGGQRQWLSAWLQSVGWPLLLLPVAASYAARRARDRAAPVLLTPPRVLLAAAGLGVATGADNFIYAYSLRYLPVSTSAILISTQLAFTVFFAFLIVRQRLTPATVNAVALLTAGAAVLGLHVSSDRPAGVTRGKYLLGFALALGAAALYGLILPLVELTYKRAAGGGRAVTYALVMEMQLVMGFFATVFCTVGMIIDKDFQVRAQISYVAYVPVFQEQV; the protein is encoded by the coding sequence ATGGACGTGGAAGCGCGCAAGGACTCGACGCCAACGACACGCGGCAAGGTTATGCGCCGCCTCCTGGTGGTGCTCAACTGCGGGATGCTGGCATTGGGCACCACGGCGGGGCCGCTCCTCACCCGCCTCTACTACGACAAGGGTGGCCAGCGACAGTGGCTCTCCGCGTGGCTCCAGTCCGTCGGCTGGCCACTGCTGCTGCTCCCCGTGGCGGCTTCCTACGCCGCGCGCCGCGCGCGCGaccgggccgcccctgtcctgctCACCCCGCCACGCGTGCTGCTGGCCGCCGCGGGACTCGGCGTCGCCACGGGCGCGGACAACTTCATCTACGCCTACAGCCTCCGGTACCTGCCGGTCTCCACCTCCGCGATCCTCATCTCGACGCAGCTCGCCTTCACGGTCTTCTTCGCGTTCCTCATCGTGCGCCAGCGCCTGACGCCCGCCACGGTCAACGCCGTGGCGCTGCTCACGGCGGGCGCCGCCGTGCTGGGCCTGCACGTCTCGTCCGACCGCCCCGCGGGAGTCACCCGGGGGAAGTACTTGCTGGGCTTCGCCCTGGCCCTCGGCGCCGCGGCGCTCTACGGGCTCATCCTGCCGCTGGTCGAGCTCACGTACAAGCGAGCGGCGGGCGGCGGCCGCGCGGTCACGTACGCGCTGGTGATGGAGATGCAGCTGGTGATGGGGTTCTTCGCCACCGTATTCTGCACCGTCGGCATGATCATCGACAAGGACTTCCAGGTGCGTGCCCAAATTTCATATGTCGCCTACGTGCCAGTCTTCCAGGAGCAAGTTTAG